From a single Stackebrandtia endophytica genomic region:
- a CDS encoding helicase-associated domain-containing protein, protein MLQTIRALSDEALARLLRERLDLAVPKPASLVALAARAQSAMSVSRAMDLLDEPTLRVLDGLRLAGVGQPVALDAVAALTTSPTVLSGALRRLRELALVWGPDEELRFPESVAEVAGPYPAGLGRPAEELSEAAGELAGDAAALRRAIMAASPQARAVLERLAAGPPIGTVSDAYSQAESDTPVRWLISRDLLVPVADDTVELPREVAVLLRRDTGPLGQLRDRPEPTGSGPGLKIVDTSCAATVLDVVGHTESILSTLGKDPAAEVRSGGIGMQRLHRIARDSGLTDSQVGLILELSYATGLLGRGTAASATGWMPSGGFDGWLAGDSAGRWARLAKAWLATPRDVRLLGTRPGQSKPNTVLSDQLTSRLAPAWRREVLQVLAEPTPGTAIDADTLVEILRWRHPRRRNDELVRAVLEQAAFLGITVADTLTAPGRALLSEPDPDDPLGIHAPETDPVVTALRDILPSPVDHLIVQSDLTVIVPGPASVLLASELALVTEPESQSVHRVTETSLRRAMDAGYAVEDIHSLFARRAHGELPQTLTYLIDDVARRYGGMRTGSAGCYVRSDDPTLIAQLLADRRLRSLRLRRLAPTVLVSGYLLTDLLSALRGAGYAPVTEDHTGDLVIDRNPAPRSIRTERPESDTEAEPHVDEAPLLALVEQLRLADAQSSGDEGEFAEEVHRVLDAAIPQRQPVWVEYSDARGDVVRRLLRPMSLRAGYLRAEDRRTDMLHTIALHAIRSVTPATV, encoded by the coding sequence TTGTTGCAGACGATTCGGGCGTTGTCTGATGAGGCGTTGGCGCGGTTGTTGCGTGAGCGTTTGGATCTGGCGGTTCCCAAGCCCGCCAGTTTGGTTGCGTTGGCGGCGCGGGCGCAGTCCGCGATGTCGGTGTCGCGTGCGATGGATCTGTTGGATGAGCCGACGTTGCGGGTGTTGGACGGTTTGCGGCTTGCTGGTGTTGGTCAGCCGGTGGCGTTGGACGCGGTCGCGGCTTTGACTACGTCGCCGACGGTGTTGTCGGGGGCGCTTCGCCGGTTGCGGGAGCTCGCGTTGGTGTGGGGGCCGGATGAGGAGCTGCGGTTTCCGGAGTCGGTCGCCGAGGTGGCCGGTCCTTATCCGGCTGGTTTGGGGCGTCCGGCGGAGGAGTTGAGTGAGGCGGCTGGGGAGCTCGCCGGTGACGCCGCGGCGCTTCGTCGGGCGATCATGGCGGCGTCGCCGCAGGCGCGTGCGGTGTTGGAGCGGTTGGCGGCGGGTCCGCCCATCGGCACGGTGTCGGACGCGTATTCGCAGGCTGAGTCGGATACTCCGGTTCGCTGGTTGATCTCGCGGGATCTGCTGGTCCCGGTCGCCGATGACACTGTGGAGCTTCCTCGTGAGGTGGCGGTTCTGCTGCGCCGTGACACCGGGCCGCTGGGTCAGCTGCGGGACCGCCCCGAGCCGACCGGTTCGGGACCGGGTTTGAAGATAGTGGACACCTCATGCGCCGCCACGGTCTTGGATGTGGTCGGCCACACCGAATCCATTCTGTCCACTTTGGGGAAGGATCCGGCGGCCGAGGTCCGTTCCGGTGGGATCGGGATGCAGCGACTGCACCGCATCGCCCGGGATTCGGGTTTGACCGATTCACAGGTCGGGTTGATCCTGGAGTTGAGTTACGCGACCGGGTTGTTGGGCCGCGGCACCGCCGCCTCGGCGACCGGCTGGATGCCCTCGGGCGGCTTCGACGGTTGGCTGGCCGGTGATTCGGCCGGCCGTTGGGCCCGGCTGGCCAAGGCGTGGTTGGCGACGCCCCGTGACGTCCGACTGTTGGGGACTCGGCCGGGGCAGAGCAAACCCAACACGGTGTTGTCCGATCAGTTGACCTCTCGACTTGCGCCGGCTTGGCGGCGAGAGGTGCTGCAGGTGTTGGCCGAGCCGACGCCGGGCACCGCGATCGACGCGGACACCCTGGTGGAGATCCTGCGGTGGCGGCATCCGCGGCGACGTAACGACGAGCTGGTGCGGGCGGTGTTGGAGCAGGCCGCGTTCCTGGGGATCACGGTGGCCGACACGTTGACGGCGCCGGGGCGGGCCCTGCTGTCCGAACCGGACCCGGACGATCCATTGGGGATTCATGCTCCGGAGACCGACCCGGTGGTGACCGCGCTGCGGGACATCCTCCCCAGTCCGGTGGATCATCTGATCGTCCAAAGCGATCTGACGGTGATCGTGCCCGGCCCGGCGTCGGTGCTGTTGGCCTCGGAGTTGGCGCTGGTCACCGAACCGGAGTCTCAGTCGGTGCACCGCGTGACCGAGACGAGCCTGCGGCGCGCCATGGACGCCGGTTACGCGGTCGAGGACATCCACTCGTTGTTCGCCCGACGCGCGCACGGCGAACTGCCGCAGACGTTGACGTATTTGATCGACGATGTGGCCCGACGGTATGGCGGGATGCGCACCGGTTCGGCCGGTTGCTATGTCCGCAGCGACGACCCGACCCTGATCGCTCAGCTGCTGGCCGATCGGCGATTGCGGTCGCTGCGGCTGCGGAGGTTGGCACCCACCGTGTTGGTGTCGGGTTACCTGTTGACGGACCTGTTGTCGGCGCTGCGCGGCGCCGGGTACGCGCCGGTGACCGAGGATCACACCGGTGACCTGGTGATCGATCGCAATCCCGCGCCCAGGTCCATTCGGACCGAGCGGCCCGAGTCCGACACCGAGGCCGAACCCCACGTCGATGAGGCTCCTCTGTTGGCGTTGGTGGAGCAGTTGCGGTTGGCGGATGCGCAGTCGTCCGGTGATGAGGGGGAGTTCGCCGAGGAGGTTCACCGGGTGCTCGACGCGGCGATACCGCAGCGGCAACCGGTGTGGGTGGAGTACTCCGACGCTCGAGGCGATGTGGTCCGTCGGTTGCTGCGACCGATGTCGTTGCGGGCGGGCTATCTGCGGGCTGAGGATCGACGGACAGACATGCTTCACACCATTGCGCTGCACGCGATTCGGTCCGTCACCCCCGCAACGGTGTGA